One Ranitomeya variabilis isolate aRanVar5 chromosome 5, aRanVar5.hap1, whole genome shotgun sequence DNA window includes the following coding sequences:
- the LOC143775037 gene encoding uncharacterized protein LOC143775037: MSDRRHADQLITRRLWEEVCSAVMDNWEELDAGAQDLARNRIIVRWRSIRDRFKREFNKEMQAPSGSRGRRSRYKHARALSFLRSTLLSRSTFCSTREPASELQPSGAIPRESATGDHVDPSVSAPTLLFDPSVMS; the protein is encoded by the exons atgtcggaccgccgccatgctgaccagttaatcacccgacggctatgggaggaagtgtgcagtgctgttatggataactgggaggaactcgatgctggggcccaggatctagcgc gtaacaggattatcgtgcggtggcggtcaatcagggatcgcttcaagagggagtttaataaggagatgcaggccccgagtggatctagaggacgcaggagcagatacaaacatgccagagccctgtcgttcctacggtcgacgctgctgagcagaag cactttctgcagcactcgggagcctgcatcagagttgcagccctctggagcgatccctcgagagtccgccaccggggaccacgtcgacccctctgtttctgcacctacccttttatttgatccctca gtgatgagttag